A segment of the uncultured Desulfobulbus sp. genome:
ATTGGTTATGGAAGGTAGCCAGTTGGGATACTGGGATTGGAATATCGAAACAGGTGAAGTCAGTCGCAATGAACGATGGGCGGAAATGCTTGGATATACCCTGGAAGAAGTCTCACATAACGTCAGACAGTGGACTGACCTCCATCACCCCGATGACTGCGCCGCTGCCTGGAAGTCTATCAACGATCATCTTGAAGGAAAAACCCCGGCCCATCGTATCGAATACCGTATGCGCGCCAAGAATGGGGAATACAAATGGATCCTCGATCAGGCCAGCATCGTGAAATGGAATACCGAGGGCAAGCCCATACGCATGAGCGGCACCCACACCGACATCACTGAGCGGAAACAATCAGAAAGTGAGCTTGTCGCAAAGGATGCCCTGCTCCAGGCCATGGTCCGTAATCTGCCCTTTGATTTCTGGGTACGCGACACAGAACAGCGAATTATCATGCAAAGCGATGAGTCTATTCGATTTTGGGGTGACCTTGTCGGCACAACCCCCAATGATGAACAATCCCACGAGGATATCGTCAAGCATTGGGAAGCGAACAACAGTGCCGTCATGGCGGGAAAGGTCCTCTCTGAGGATTGTATCTATACCAGCAAAACCGGTGAACAACGGGAGTTTCATAGCCTGGTTGCTCCAATCCGTGAAGGTGAGAACATCCTCGGAATACTGGGAATTAACATTGACATTACCGAACGCAAGCAGGCGGAACGGGAAACTCAAATATTGCAGACCCAATTAATCCAAGCACAAAAAATGGAGGCCATTGGCACACTGGCAGGCGGTATCGCCCATGACTTCAACAACATCCTAGGCGCAGTCCTGGGGTATACAGAAATGGCCAGGGAGGCGAGTCCTGAAAATTCAAACATTGCTCGCTATCTTGATAAAGTCTTAACCGCCAGCACCCGTGCTGCAGATTTGGTAAAGCAGATTCTCGCTTTCAGCCGTCAATCTAATGACGCGCGAGTTGCCCTCGAACCTGTTCACCTTGTGAAAGAGGCGCTTAAACTTCTCCGCCCAATGCTACCTTCGACCATTAAAATTATTCAAAACCTTGATGAACAGACTCGAAATATTCATGCCAGTCCAACACAAATTCACCAAATTGTGATGAATCTATGCACTAATGCTTTTCATGCCATGGAAAGCACAGGTGGTACCATTGAAATCGTTCTCACAGATTGTTTTCTCCCCACGGAAAGACTTCAACATTATCCATCTATAAATCCTGGAAATTTTGTTGAGCTCATAATCAAGGACTCCGGCCCAGGAATACCTAAGGATATTCAAGAAAGAATATTTGAACCCTATTTCACCACCAAAGCGACCGGGAAAGGAACAGGGCTTGGACTTTCAATTGTCCATGGAATCATCACCTCTTTAGGAGGGTTTATAACTTGTGACAGTGAACAGGGAAATGGCTCGACATTTTCCGTCTTTATCCCTGCAAGCGAATCTGAATCAATTCCCGATGGAACACCTGATAATCAAGACTTAAAAGGAATTGAGCATATTTTACTGGTTGATGACGAAGAAATGTTGGCGGATATGGGGAAAGCCTTACTAGAATGTTTAGGTTACCGAGTTACCATCCAGTACAGCAGCATTGAGGCTCTCACCACTTTCCAAAGTCAACCGTATGAATTTGACGCTGTAGTCACTGATCAGACAATGCCTGGATTGACTGGCATTGAAATGGCCAGGAGGATGCTTCAAATAAGACCAAACATTCCTATTATTTTGTGCACGGGTTATAGTAGCATAATAGACGAAGATCAGGTCTATGCAGAAGGGATCAAGGGGTTTGTTATGAAGCCTGTAAGCAAGAAAGATTTAGGTTTGGCATTAAGGAAAGTACTCGATTTCTCTTCTTCGAAAAGGAGTCAAGCCTAATCTTCCATCATGATTACTCAACGTTGCTCAACGTTAATCAATATCCATCAACATTCCTCAACATCCATCACCCATAAAATCATCGTGTAAAGTCAATCCGGAAACATAACGTCCGGATTTTCTTTGCCGATGGCCATGTTTTTTTGTCCAGTGACTGGCTGACGGCATCTCTCTTTTGCACGGTGAAGCATGCCCGAGACAGCCCGTCAGCTGGCGATCGCCGCCCCGGTATTCAGACTGTACCCCTGTGTACCGAGTTCTGTACGCCAACGTTTGGCCGGTCGATCCGTCACCTCAACTCGCTGCCCGGCCGTCTCCATCCCCCGCCAGTTCAAACGTTTCGTCGTCACCCCTGAACGGATCAGTCCCCTTGATTTTGCCGAACGGTACCGAATGGTCACCGACGGAGCCCACCCAGGCCCATGGAGACGTGAGCATGCCCCACACACCGCTAAAATCCTGACCACGTTCGGTCACCCCTGGGTCCTCGAGCTCTGGTACTGCGGAGTTGACCAGTCCGGCAAGACCATCAGCCTGACCAACTGCCTGGCCTGGTCCATCGAACAGCTTGCCGGCGACATTTTTTATCTGATGCCCTCCGAGGAGACGGCCAAGAACATCGTCGATCAGAAACTGCGGCCGATGCTCGAGCAGTCTCCGCACCTTCGCCGTTACCTCAGTGCACGCAAGGATGACACCGCCATCACCCGTATTCGCCTGGCAAACGGCAAGGTCATTCGGCCGAGCTGGGCGGGGAGCCCCCAGGCCATGGCCACCTGGTCGGCCCAGTGCTGTTTTGGCGACGAGGTCGACAAATACCTCGAACAGGCAGGTAAAGAAGCCGACCCCATCACCCTTATCCGCAAACGTGCCCGTACCTTCCGCGGCCGATCCAAGATGTTTTTCTGCTCCACCCCTGCTGGCCGCTTCATCCGTAAAGGTGTCGAGGCCTGCCACCAGATCTGGGAATACCGGCTGCGCTGCCCCCACTGCAGCGAACTGATCCGACCGGAAGGCGAGCACCTTGGGGTTGACGACAAATCGACCATTGAACAGATCGAATCTGACGGCGTCACCCTCGCCTGCCACCATTGCGGCAGTGAAATGGATGAACAGGGGCGTATCCAGGCGATTCGCGGCGGTGCATGGGTGGCAGTCAAAGGCGGCGATGTAACCCGACCGGAACGAGTCGGCTTCATTCACCGCGCCTGGGATTGTCTCGACGTGACCCTCAAGGAGATCGGCGTGGCCTGGCTGAAGAACCTGGCAGGCAAACTCACCGATAAAATCGCCTGGGCCAATGGCGTCGAAGCCAACGACTACCAGGCCGAAATCAAGGACCGTGACGAGGAATACATCCTCAGATTGAAAGACGAAAGCCTGCCCCGTCGCGCCGTCCCCGGGGATACCTCCTGTCTGCTCCTTCTTGTCGACACCCAAAAGTACGGCTTCCGCTATCAGGTCTGGGCCTGTGGCTGTGGCGAGGACATGACCATCAGCGTGATCGATCGCGGCATGGTGCGTGGATTCAACAACCTGGTGGACCTGGCCGAGAAGGATTGGAAGGACGCCGATGGTAACGCACACCGGGTGGCTGCCGCCTGGATCGATTCCGGCGGTGGTACCGACCCCTACCATCCCAAGCACAGCCGGACCCGCGAAGTCTATCTCTTCTGCAAGAAAAACCCGATTTTTTCCCCGATCAAAGGGCGCAGAACACAGAGCCTGCCCTGGAACATCTCCCGTCTGGAGTATCTGCCGTCCCGATCCGGCAAGAAGGTGCCCATACCCGGCGGCCTCAATCTCTATACCCTGAACGTGACCATGTACAAGAACGACCTGGCCACCACCTTGGCGGTGGAGCCGGGCGACCCGGGCGCGATGCGTTTGCATGCGGAGATCGGCAAGGACTACGCGGCCCAGATGTGCGCAGAGTACCAGGATGACCGGGGCTACTGGATCTGCCCGGACGGCAAGGACAATCACGACTGGGATATCTCGGTTTACGGCATGGCGGCAATTGACATCATGGGTATCCGCGATTGGAATCCCGAACCGGAGGTTGTGGAAGTGCAGCCCATCCAACCCGCTTCGAAAAGGAGACGCTGGTAGATGTATTTCGATACGGTTGAAGAATACACCACGGAAATCGCCCTGGTGCGGCAGTCGATCCACCGGACGCTCGAGAGCCAGAAGTATGGCCGTAGTGGATCCGGCACCGCTTCGGAAAGCCAACGGGTGGATCTCAATACCCTTCGCAGCTATCTGCAGGAGCTGATCGGCGAGCGCGATCTGCTGCAAGGTTCCGCCGATACCCCGACCAGGATCTATGCCAAGGCGGGGCGACGGTTTTGAGAGTGAACGGACAACGGGCGTTGGCCATGGTCGAGCGCGTGATCGACCGTACAGTGGGGATGCTGTTCCCCGGTCTGGAAAGCCGAATGCTCCAGGCCCGCATGCACAACCTCAACCTGCGTCAGTTTGCTGCGGCTAAACAGTCACGCCTTTTGGGTGATTGGGTGCCGATGGGAACGGACATCAACACCCTGATCCGCACCAGCAACCCCACCATTCGTAACCGCACCCGACAGTTGGCGGGCGATTTCGCCTACTTTTCCCGGGCGGTCAGGGTCCTGGTCGACCATACCATCGGCACCGGCATCACCATGCAAAGCCGGGTGACGCGCGGCACCACCGAAACCGGCAAGGCCAAGCTGCACTCCACCGCCATTGCCGCCATCGAGGATGCCTGGTCCCGCTGGTGCGACGAATGCGATGCCGGCGGCAAGCTCCACTACCACGAGATCGAACGGCTATGGAAACGGCAGGACGTGGTCGACGGCGAGTCCGTTCTCGTTCTCGGATGGGAAAGGAACCCCAAACGTTTCCTTCCCCTGGTGCTGCAATGCTATGAGGCGGACTGGCTCTCCAGCGAGTATGCGGCCACGGTGGGCAAAAACGCCCTAATCGACCAGGGCATCGAGTTCGACCGGATAACCGGGGCGGTTATTGCCTACCATTTCCGCGTTCCCGACGGGTTTTCGCAACTCACCGGCAAGCAACGGTCGGTACGAGTGCCCGCAGCCAGCGTGATTCATGGATTCGAGACCCTGCGGCCCGGACAGTTACGCGGGGTGAGCCCCTTTACACCCGCTATTCTCCTGGCCGACGATCTGCAGGAATTCATCGGCGCCAACATCGACCGGGCCAAGATGGCGGCCAAGTGGCTGGCCTTTGTGGAGACGGCCGATATCAAGAGCTGGAATTATGGCCGTACCACCAAGGATCCGGAGACCGGCCACCGGATGACCGTCCTTGAAAACGCGATCATCGAGTTCATGAAGCCGGGCGACAAGGTCAGCGTCAACAGTGCCGACGTTCCCGGTGACGCCTTCACCCCCTTTGTCCGTTTTGTGCTCCAGATGCTGGCCGTGTCGGTCAATGTCCCCTATGAACTGATCAGCGGCGATGCGACCGGGCTCAACTACAACACCACCCGAACCGTGCGCAACGACTGGCAAAAGTCGCTGCGGCCGATGGTGAGCCGCCATATCCGCCAATTCAGCCAGCCCATTTTCCGGGCCTTCATGGATGCCTGCCACCTTTCCGGAAGGGTTAGGATGCCGGGGTATGCAGCCAATCCCCGTCCTTGGCTAGAATGCATGTGGCAACCCAACGGAGTCGAGCCGCTCGACCTGCTCCGCGAGAGCCGGGGCCAGATTGATCTTAAGGACAACTATTTATGGAGCCCGCAGGAAATCATCGCCGCACGGGGCCGCGATCCCGAGGCGGTCCTCAACGAACACAAGGAGTGGGCTGATATGTTGGCCAAACGCGAGTTGCAGGTGGTGACCACCTCAAAGGCCCTGCAGACCAATCCGGCTGCGGTGGCCGGCAACCAACAATCTGACAGCAAGCAACAGGACGAATGATGCAAGGCATTTTTGAACGGTCCGGATATCTGGGGAGCATGCCGGTGGCCTACGGAATGACCGTGCGCTCCATCACCTGCCGTGCAGCCGTGGATCCGGATGCGATCCGCTGGATCCTGGCCACCGAGCAACCCGCTCTGGTCTACGACTGGGAGCTGGAACGGGTCGTCCGGGAAGTCCTCCTCATGGATGGCGCGGTGTTCCCGGAAAACCGACAGGTGCCGCTCCTGGACTGTCACAATCGATGGAGCGTTGACGACCAGTTGGGTTCGGTCACCGATTTCAAGCAGACCATGGCCGGGGATTTTTCAGCCATCGATGGATTGATCAGGTTTGCCGCCGACGACAAAGCCGTGCGTACCCGCCAGAAGGTTGTCGACCTGCACCTGACGGACGGCTCCGCCGGGTACCGAGTGCTCAACGCCATCTGGGTACCCGACGAGGTGGAGGTGGTCATTCGCGGCCGAACCTTTGTCGGCCCGTTGAAGGTATCCACGGACTGGATGCTCAAAGAGTTCACTTTAACGCCAATAGGCGCGGACAGCCTGGCAAAGGCAACCAGGGAATCTGGTACGGCTGACCGTTTGGCGCAACAGCGGTTGTTTGCCGCATAGCCGGGCGAGAGCCCATAACCGGGAGAAACGATGAATCCCAAGTTACGAGCATTTTTATTGGCCAATGGTCTCCGCGCCGACGCCACCGAGGATGAGGCGTGGAAATATTATAAAGACATGCAAGGCCGGGGTGTCACGTTCGACGGTCCCGAGCGGGCCGGTGGCGATGGCCAGCGGTCCGAACCGTCTGCCCCGGCGGCACCTCCGGCAGCGCAGGGGGGAACGCCGGTACCGCAACCGGCCACACCCCAGGCCGCCCCGCCCCAAGCTCCGGGAAGTACCCGCTCCGACGACGGCTTTGCCCGGGCACTGGAAATCATGGAGCTGTGCAACCGACACGGCATCGAAGGGGAACAACGCCAGGCCCTGCTCAAACCCGAGGTGAGCATAGATCAGGTTCGTTCTGTGGTGTTGGAAACATTGGCTCAACGGAGCTCCGCCCACCATCCTGGATTTGCGCCGTCCGGAGTCGTTGTCCAGGTGGATGAACGTGACAAATTTCGCGCGGCTGCCTGCACCGGTATGTTCCTACGATGCGGCTTGCCTCTGGATGGAAAACGAGGGCTTGCCATTGCCCTCGAAAGTTGTGGCTGGAAAGTTGACCGGGCACACGACATCGGCCGGGATTTTGTCGGCTATTCACTGCGGGAGATTGCGCGTGATTGTTTACGCAAGGCCGGTCTGTCGGAGAGTGGCGACCCCATGGAGATGATCGGCCGTGCCATGACCGCAAGCGACCTGCCGGTGCTCATGAGCAACGTGGCCAACAAGGCCTTGTTCGAGGGCTATGCCTCGGCGGAAGAAACCTGGGAAATATGGGCGGATGGCACCGGCTCGGTACCGGATTTCAAGCAGAATACCCTGGCCATGGTCTCGGAGTTCGACGATCTGGAACCAATCGTCAACGATACCGGCTACAAGTACGGCGACCGGACCGATGCCAAGGAAGTCTACCAGATCGGCACCTACGGCAAGATGGCGGCGATCACCCGTACCACGGTGATCAACGATGACCTCATGGGCATGGCCGACATGTACATGAGCATGGGTGAAGCGGCCAGCCGCAAGATCGGCGATTGCGCCTATGGCGTGCTCACCGCCAATGCGGCAATGCGGGATGGAGTGGCCCTGTTTCATGCAAATCACAAGAACCTTGGAACGCCGGGCGCTCTTGGCGAGGCCACCATTGCCGAGGCCATCAAACTGGCCAGAATGCAAAAGGGACTCAAGGAAAAGCAGAAGTTGAACATCCCTCTGATGTACTTCATCGGCCCTGCATCTATTGAGGGTTCGGCCGAGATCTTCTTTGCCTCGAACCAGTTCTCCGCAGACGACAAAGGCAGCACCCGGACCAACATCTACGGCGGCACCCGTTTCCAACGGGCCTACGATGCCCGCCTCGACGATGTGAGCCCGACCGCCTACTACTTTGCCGGGCCCAAACGCAAGACCGTGCGCCTCTTCTTCCTCAACGGCAACCGTATTCCCTGGCTGGAGGCCAAAACCGGCTGGACCACGGACGGCGTGGAATACAAGGTGCGCATCGATGTCTGCGGCAAGGCCGTGGACTGGAAGGCGCTGGTGAAAAACGCCGGGGAGTAAAAGCGACGCAACAAACAATGTAGCCGGGGCCTGACCGCCCCGGTGTTTTGGAGACTGATATGGAACGCAGAGGACTCGAGCCTACCAAACGGGTGGCTTATTTTGAATACGATTTCACACGCGACGGCGGCGCGATCGGCGACATCACCCTACGCGGCGACAGCCTGCCCGATGATGCAGTGGTTACCGGCGGCATGGTCCAGGTCAAGACGACCTGTACCGGCGGCGCTTCGGCCACGATCTCCCTGAAGGTGGAAAGTGCGGCCGATGTGATGGCCGCGACCGCAATGGCGGGGCTGGTCAGCAATGCCCTGATTGATGTGGAACCCGACGGTACCGCCGCCAATGCGATCCGGACCACGGAAAACGGCCGTCAGGTGGTGGCCACCATCGCCACGGCGGCATTGACCGCAGGTAAGCTAATCGTCGCCCTGGAATATCTGTAAGCCATGATCGATACCAATGAGACCCTGGGCTTTGTTCTCGAGGATTTCGGGGTGGAAGCCCTCGTCAACGGCGGCCCGGACACCCTCCTGGTGGATCCCTACCTGGATGGCACCACCGAATTCAACGGCGAGACCATCGAACATTCCGGACCGTTCGCCATTGCCGCCCTGGCCGATATCGAACGGTTGCATCTGATTGCCGGAAATCAAGGTTCCACCCTGACCATAAACGGGACCGGCTACACCCTCCTGGCCATTGATCCCGATGGCCAGGGTGGAGCGGTGCTCAAACTTTTGGAGGCTTGATGTACCACCTACTCATTCCGGCCGTTCAAGGCCTGCTTTCCGCCACCGGCCGCTTCGGCACAGTGGTTTGCGGGACCGGATCCGGGGCCTACCCACTCGCAAACATCGTGTTGCGGCAGTCGAAACCCGTGCAGGGAAAACGG
Coding sequences within it:
- a CDS encoding PAS domain-containing protein — protein: MAYSAIFKRIFLCVILGLFGYAGNWFNVCIFFNVDFLFGSVFSMLAILLLGRLYGIISALIAASCTYLLWNHPWAAINFTCEAIFVSWLFDRRKGNLVIYDLIYWLGLGMPLVFLFYHFVMGITVQATMIVMLKQAINGLINTLLAITATLIYKFIRKPSGYKVSYKELVFVAISIFALLPAMFLSISNIRAYEKNDMEMLRARTASITDIVQKNVSAWINDYSSHVQVLARFIGDPNIKPFAEMQRYVEGVKEGLPALKGLGVFDNRSVSVSYSPLEHDNKSNIGIDMSFRKHIELLRHIKKPHITDILISKLGYPSPIVILLSPIIISGEYKGYCSGVVETSKLQEFLSNLKTKDIQITLVDGQNKVIVSTSTDIQPSLPFDRPYIQPGLRVPEQQLTLWQPELISNVSPIPRWRNSFLFSAVPISDYCQWRLIVEAPLLPIVEDISRYCLNWLVLLGILTSIVIFLSFMLSHGFIANIRKLQTITRIVPKNITDASMIQWPNTTIEELSELAHNFQQLISALANQIAEQKITEIALRESEERLQLVMEGSQLGYWDWNIETGEVSRNERWAEMLGYTLEEVSHNVRQWTDLHHPDDCAAAWKSINDHLEGKTPAHRIEYRMRAKNGEYKWILDQASIVKWNTEGKPIRMSGTHTDITERKQSESELVAKDALLQAMVRNLPFDFWVRDTEQRIIMQSDESIRFWGDLVGTTPNDEQSHEDIVKHWEANNSAVMAGKVLSEDCIYTSKTGEQREFHSLVAPIREGENILGILGINIDITERKQAERETQILQTQLIQAQKMEAIGTLAGGIAHDFNNILGAVLGYTEMAREASPENSNIARYLDKVLTASTRAADLVKQILAFSRQSNDARVALEPVHLVKEALKLLRPMLPSTIKIIQNLDEQTRNIHASPTQIHQIVMNLCTNAFHAMESTGGTIEIVLTDCFLPTERLQHYPSINPGNFVELIIKDSGPGIPKDIQERIFEPYFTTKATGKGTGLGLSIVHGIITSLGGFITCDSEQGNGSTFSVFIPASESESIPDGTPDNQDLKGIEHILLVDDEEMLADMGKALLECLGYRVTIQYSSIEALTTFQSQPYEFDAVVTDQTMPGLTGIEMARRMLQIRPNIPIILCTGYSSIIDEDQVYAEGIKGFVMKPVSKKDLGLALRKVLDFSSSKRSQA
- a CDS encoding phage portal protein produces the protein MNGQRALAMVERVIDRTVGMLFPGLESRMLQARMHNLNLRQFAAAKQSRLLGDWVPMGTDINTLIRTSNPTIRNRTRQLAGDFAYFSRAVRVLVDHTIGTGITMQSRVTRGTTETGKAKLHSTAIAAIEDAWSRWCDECDAGGKLHYHEIERLWKRQDVVDGESVLVLGWERNPKRFLPLVLQCYEADWLSSEYAATVGKNALIDQGIEFDRITGAVIAYHFRVPDGFSQLTGKQRSVRVPAASVIHGFETLRPGQLRGVSPFTPAILLADDLQEFIGANIDRAKMAAKWLAFVETADIKSWNYGRTTKDPETGHRMTVLENAIIEFMKPGDKVSVNSADVPGDAFTPFVRFVLQMLAVSVNVPYELISGDATGLNYNTTRTVRNDWQKSLRPMVSRHIRQFSQPIFRAFMDACHLSGRVRMPGYAANPRPWLECMWQPNGVEPLDLLRESRGQIDLKDNYLWSPQEIIAARGRDPEAVLNEHKEWADMLAKRELQVVTTSKALQTNPAAVAGNQQSDSKQQDE
- a CDS encoding terminase gpA endonuclease subunit → MPETARQLAIAAPVFRLYPCVPSSVRQRLAGRSVTSTRCPAVSIPRQFKRFVVTPERISPLDFAERYRMVTDGAHPGPWRREHAPHTAKILTTFGHPWVLELWYCGVDQSGKTISLTNCLAWSIEQLAGDIFYLMPSEETAKNIVDQKLRPMLEQSPHLRRYLSARKDDTAITRIRLANGKVIRPSWAGSPQAMATWSAQCCFGDEVDKYLEQAGKEADPITLIRKRARTFRGRSKMFFCSTPAGRFIRKGVEACHQIWEYRLRCPHCSELIRPEGEHLGVDDKSTIEQIESDGVTLACHHCGSEMDEQGRIQAIRGGAWVAVKGGDVTRPERVGFIHRAWDCLDVTLKEIGVAWLKNLAGKLTDKIAWANGVEANDYQAEIKDRDEEYILRLKDESLPRRAVPGDTSCLLLLVDTQKYGFRYQVWACGCGEDMTISVIDRGMVRGFNNLVDLAEKDWKDADGNAHRVAAAWIDSGGGTDPYHPKHSRTREVYLFCKKNPIFSPIKGRRTQSLPWNISRLEYLPSRSGKKVPIPGGLNLYTLNVTMYKNDLATTLAVEPGDPGAMRLHAEIGKDYAAQMCAEYQDDRGYWICPDGKDNHDWDISVYGMAAIDIMGIRDWNPEPEVVEVQPIQPASKRRRW